One genomic region from Entelurus aequoreus isolate RoL-2023_Sb linkage group LG14, RoL_Eaeq_v1.1, whole genome shotgun sequence encodes:
- the LOC133665374 gene encoding uncharacterized protein LOC133665374 isoform X2 — protein MEMEGLKRMVELLISWDLDVGVLVTDRHRQIAKWIRENMPNTRHCYDIWHVAKSIGKKLKAIYKHKDCEELKPWVQSIINHLYWAAVSTPPGEGELLVAKWKSVERHIQNIHKDYGDLFPICTHGQLQRQKKWLKQSSRSAGKLEEVVNNKSLLKDIAMLSGEHQTSKVEAFHSLIIQFAPKMYVFSYIGMLCRNLLAGLHWNENSSRPIATTQAGSERYAVRYPKYKAGGHVVKKIATQPTYRYVDDLIREVVAGCRQTPDQRTPVSVTVDVPPFLYDELEKPDKEEAIAKHRSRFGKC, from the exons atggagatggaaggactgaagaggatggtggagctgttgatcagctgggacctggatgtcggggtgctggtgacagacagacacagacagatcgctaaatggattcgcgaaaacatgcccaatacacggcactgctatgacatctggcatgttgcaaaat ccatcggaaagaaactgaaggccatctacaagcataaggactgtgaagaactgaagccctgggtgcaaagtataatcaaccacctctactgggcagcagtgtctacaccgcctggagagggggaacttctggttgccaagtggaagtctgtggagcgacacattcagaacatccacaaggactatggcgacctcttcccaatttgtactcatggacaactgcaacggcaaaagaaatggctcaaacaaa gttcacgctcagcagggaaactggaggaggtggtcaacaacaagtccctgctgaaagatatcgccatgctgtcgggtgaacaccagacttccaaggtggaggcgttccatagccttatcatacag tttgcaccgaaaatgtatgtcttctcatacatcggaatgctgtgcag GAACCTGCTTGCTGGGCTGCACTGGAATGAAAACTCGAGCCGCCCTATAGCCACTACACAAGCGGGTTCTGAGCGCTATGCAGTACGCTACccgaagtataaagcagggggccatgtggtcaagaaaatcgcgacacagccaacatacc gctacgtagatgacttgatcagggaggttgttgctggctgcagacagaccccTGACCAGAGAACACCAGTCAGCGTCACTGTGGATGTGCCTCCCTTCCTCTAcgatgaactggagaagccagacaaggaggaagccatcgccaagcacaggagtcgcttcggtaagtgttaa
- the LOC133665374 gene encoding uncharacterized protein LOC133665374 isoform X1 codes for MLQVEGRPLELGGDGRADSAKFGTYTTIELVANVVLDLQVVQSNECLGSYHMEMEGLKRMVELLISWDLDVGVLVTDRHRQIAKWIRENMPNTRHCYDIWHVAKSIGKKLKAIYKHKDCEELKPWVQSIINHLYWAAVSTPPGEGELLVAKWKSVERHIQNIHKDYGDLFPICTHGQLQRQKKWLKQSSRSAGKLEEVVNNKSLLKDIAMLSGEHQTSKVEAFHSLIIQFAPKMYVFSYIGMLCRNLLAGLHWNENSSRPIATTQAGSERYAVRYPKYKAGGHVVKKIATQPTYRYVDDLIREVVAGCRQTPDQRTPVSVTVDVPPFLYDELEKPDKEEAIAKHRSRFGKC; via the exons atgctgcaggtggaagGCCGACCCCTCGAACTTGGTGGTGATGGGCGAGCAGACAGTGCCAAGTTTGGTACCTACACCACAATAGAGCTTGTGGCCAATGTGGTTCTCGACCTTCAGGTTGTACAG agcaacgaatgtcttggcagctaccatatggagatggaaggactgaagaggatggtggagctgttgatcagctgggacctggatgtcggggtgctggtgacagacagacacagacagatcgctaaatggattcgcgaaaacatgcccaatacacggcactgctatgacatctggcatgttgcaaaat ccatcggaaagaaactgaaggccatctacaagcataaggactgtgaagaactgaagccctgggtgcaaagtataatcaaccacctctactgggcagcagtgtctacaccgcctggagagggggaacttctggttgccaagtggaagtctgtggagcgacacattcagaacatccacaaggactatggcgacctcttcccaatttgtactcatggacaactgcaacggcaaaagaaatggctcaaacaaa gttcacgctcagcagggaaactggaggaggtggtcaacaacaagtccctgctgaaagatatcgccatgctgtcgggtgaacaccagacttccaaggtggaggcgttccatagccttatcatacag tttgcaccgaaaatgtatgtcttctcatacatcggaatgctgtgcag GAACCTGCTTGCTGGGCTGCACTGGAATGAAAACTCGAGCCGCCCTATAGCCACTACACAAGCGGGTTCTGAGCGCTATGCAGTACGCTACccgaagtataaagcagggggccatgtggtcaagaaaatcgcgacacagccaacatacc gctacgtagatgacttgatcagggaggttgttgctggctgcagacagaccccTGACCAGAGAACACCAGTCAGCGTCACTGTGGATGTGCCTCCCTTCCTCTAcgatgaactggagaagccagacaaggaggaagccatcgccaagcacaggagtcgcttcggtaagtgttaa